One region of Deltaproteobacteria bacterium genomic DNA includes:
- a CDS encoding gamma carbonic anhydrase family protein → MPFQNKVPQISSEVFIANNATVLGDVSLGCGSSVWFGAVIRGDVHSIQVGELTNIQDHCVCHVTHGQWPVVIESGVTVGHSCIIHGCHIKKGALIGMGSVLLDGCVIGESAMIGARSLVTEGTVIPPRVLALGSPCKVVRDLTELEIQFLEASAHHYYELAQSYLKSVSRNL, encoded by the coding sequence ATGCCATTTCAAAATAAAGTCCCACAAATTTCATCGGAGGTATTTATTGCTAATAATGCCACGGTGCTTGGCGACGTTAGCCTGGGGTGTGGCAGCAGTGTGTGGTTTGGTGCGGTGATTCGAGGCGATGTGCATTCGATTCAGGTTGGTGAATTAACTAATATCCAAGATCACTGTGTGTGTCACGTCACTCACGGTCAGTGGCCGGTTGTTATTGAATCGGGAGTTACCGTTGGGCATAGTTGCATAATCCACGGTTGTCATATCAAAAAGGGCGCCTTGATTGGGATGGGATCGGTGTTGCTCGATGGTTGTGTGATTGGTGAAAGTGCCATGATTGGGGCCCGTTCCTTGGTGACTGAAGGAACGGTTATTCCTCCTCGGGTATTAGCCTTGGGGTCGCCTTGCAAGGTCGTTCGAGATTTAACCGAATTAGAAATTCAATTTTTAGAGGCTTCGGCCCATCATTATTATGAATTAGCGCAGAGTTATTTGAAATCGGTAAGTAGGAACCTGTGA
- a CDS encoding type II toxin-antitoxin system VapC family toxin has translation MALQKILVDTDVLIDFLRKKEKAKILLEKASTAGELYISVINLAEILAGMKPHEKEKTEAFISGFNLIEINEAIARHAGELRNQYKQIGLADCLIAATALKEDCLLLTFNYKDYRFKKLRFANYSILTF, from the coding sequence ATGGCACTTCAAAAAATTCTTGTTGATACCGATGTGCTTATCGATTTCTTACGAAAAAAAGAAAAGGCTAAAATTCTATTAGAAAAGGCAAGCACTGCGGGGGAGCTTTATATTTCTGTTATCAACCTAGCAGAAATTCTTGCTGGCATGAAACCTCATGAAAAAGAAAAAACTGAGGCCTTTATTTCTGGATTTAATCTTATCGAGATCAACGAAGCTATTGCGCGCCATGCAGGGGAATTACGCAATCAATATAAACAAATTGGCCTTGCTGACTGCTTAATCGCTGCCACAGCCTTAAAAGAAGATTGCCTACTACTTACTTTTAACTATAAAGATTATCGCTTTAAGAAATTACGGTTTGCCAACTATAGTATTTTAACTTTTTGA
- the vanZ gene encoding VanZ family protein, whose protein sequence is MDLSLREIASAGWPRNDICSVIARSFATKQSNLLKFLPALAYAILLFYLSSGVRTTPAQINDKILHIMAYGGLGFLVAYGIQGTSNFKALAIIFIAGLLSTLYGVGDEIHQYFVPGRFYSYGDMIADAIGSFLGAMAFLILLQWVKKFNGRHAISK, encoded by the coding sequence GTGGACCTGTCATTGCGAGAGATTGCTTCGGCCGGCTGGCCTCGCAATGACATCTGTTCTGTCATTGCGAGGAGTTTTGCGACGAAGCAATCTAATCTGCTAAAATTTCTTCCCGCCCTAGCTTACGCCATACTTCTGTTTTATTTGTCTTCAGGGGTTCGAACCACCCCAGCTCAAATTAACGACAAAATTTTGCACATTATGGCCTATGGTGGGTTGGGGTTTTTAGTCGCCTATGGAATCCAAGGCACTAGCAATTTTAAAGCCCTCGCTATCATTTTCATTGCGGGCCTCTTGAGTACATTGTATGGCGTGGGCGACGAGATTCATCAGTACTTTGTGCCGGGCCGGTTTTATTCTTATGGCGATATGATCGCCGATGCGATTGGGTCTTTTTTAGGGGCCATGGCTTTTTTAATTTTGCTGCAATGGGTGAAAAAATTTAATGGGCGTCATGCCATTTCAAAATAA
- the polA gene encoding DNA polymerase I → MTLHTLYLIDGSSFIFRAYFALPNLTNSKGFPTSAIYGFNNMLQKLIREKNPHYLGVVFDRPEPTFRKEAFAAYKAQREEMPGELARQIPYIKKLVEAWNLTCLELPGFEADDIIGTLAKRFTDIPMVVVTGDKDLMQLVNQRVSLYDPMKDKNIGEKEVLEKFGVSPGQVIEVLGLAGDTSDNIPGVQGIGPKTAANLIQTYGSIEAVYANLDKIKGKQKERLEQDKDKAFLSKKLATLHTEVPLACALDALERKPPHEDELQALYREFEFTRLLQNEPPNPLSGSFEQLPKTNYHLVDSEPALAKLIEQLTRAKTFSFDTETDSLVALQANLVGLSFAVAPGEAYYVPVGHHTSQPLKIKETLEQLKPLFANPDLTKVAQNFKYDAHVLMNYGLEVLGLSMDTMIASYLLSPASSHSLDFLAQHFLNHRNIPFSQVVPKTKTFADVDLQAAKDYSCEDADVTLRLSRLFAEKLSQDQLTSVLCNIELPTTYVLLKMERAGIKIDVDFLHGLKQEYQQKLSQIETEIFQLAGTSFNIQSPKQLGKILFETLQLPTQKKNKTGFSTDVSVLEALAKTHPLPQKILDYRSLAKLISTYIDALPQQVNPKTGRVHTTYNQTIAETGRLSSTDPNLQNIPIRTEEGRKIRRAFITESDWVLLSADYSQIELRILAHLSEDPELLSAFQQNLDVHRLTAAKIFNIDPQAVTNEQRAIAKTVNFGVIYGQTPYGLSAQLKISQSEAKLYIDQYFQKYQKVKTYRDQILMTARQTKEVRTLLGRRRQVPDIEHRNQALRQMAERFAFNTVLQGTAADIIKLAMIRLDQKLTSTQSHARLLLQVHDELVVESPQAESFQVKEMIREAMEGVHPMKVALKVSIGIGPNWDEAH, encoded by the coding sequence ATGACGCTGCACACACTTTATCTCATTGATGGTTCTTCGTTTATTTTTCGTGCCTATTTTGCCTTGCCCAACCTCACTAATTCGAAAGGCTTCCCCACTAGCGCTATTTATGGCTTTAATAATATGTTGCAGAAGCTGATTCGCGAAAAAAATCCTCATTACTTAGGCGTTGTTTTTGATCGGCCCGAGCCTACCTTTCGTAAAGAAGCCTTTGCCGCCTACAAGGCCCAACGGGAAGAAATGCCGGGGGAATTGGCTCGGCAAATTCCTTATATTAAAAAGTTAGTTGAGGCCTGGAACCTCACTTGTTTGGAACTGCCTGGTTTTGAAGCCGATGATATTATCGGTACCCTGGCCAAACGTTTTACCGACATTCCTATGGTCGTAGTAACCGGCGATAAAGACCTCATGCAATTGGTCAACCAGCGGGTGAGCCTTTATGACCCAATGAAAGATAAAAATATTGGAGAAAAAGAAGTTTTAGAAAAATTTGGAGTATCACCTGGGCAGGTGATCGAGGTTTTAGGCTTAGCTGGCGACACCTCTGACAATATTCCCGGGGTGCAGGGGATTGGGCCTAAAACTGCCGCTAACCTTATTCAAACCTATGGTAGCATTGAAGCTGTCTACGCCAACCTCGACAAAATCAAAGGCAAACAAAAAGAACGTTTAGAACAAGACAAAGACAAGGCCTTTCTTTCTAAAAAACTCGCCACGCTTCACACTGAGGTTCCCCTTGCCTGTGCGCTCGATGCGCTTGAAAGAAAACCGCCTCACGAAGATGAGCTGCAAGCCCTTTATCGAGAATTTGAATTTACTCGGCTTTTGCAAAATGAGCCGCCTAACCCTTTATCAGGTTCTTTTGAACAACTACCTAAGACAAATTATCATTTAGTGGATAGTGAACCAGCCCTTGCGAAATTAATTGAACAGTTAACTCGTGCAAAAACCTTTTCTTTTGATACCGAAACAGACTCATTAGTAGCTCTGCAAGCCAATCTGGTTGGGCTCTCTTTTGCTGTGGCCCCGGGTGAGGCCTATTATGTGCCCGTGGGGCATCACACGAGCCAGCCTTTAAAAATTAAAGAAACCCTTGAACAATTAAAGCCCTTATTTGCGAATCCTGATTTAACCAAAGTTGCTCAAAATTTTAAATACGATGCGCATGTGCTCATGAATTATGGGCTTGAGGTGCTGGGGTTAAGCATGGACACCATGATCGCCTCTTATTTGCTCTCCCCGGCAAGTTCTCATTCACTCGATTTTCTGGCTCAACATTTTCTCAATCATCGCAATATCCCGTTTAGTCAGGTGGTCCCAAAAACAAAAACCTTTGCCGATGTTGATCTGCAAGCCGCCAAAGATTATTCTTGTGAAGATGCTGACGTGACCCTTCGCTTGTCCCGTCTCTTTGCAGAAAAATTATCTCAAGACCAATTAACTTCTGTGTTGTGCAATATCGAACTTCCCACCACTTATGTGCTTTTAAAGATGGAACGGGCGGGCATTAAAATCGATGTTGATTTTTTGCATGGGCTCAAACAAGAATATCAACAAAAATTAAGCCAAATCGAAACCGAGATTTTTCAATTAGCGGGGACTAGCTTTAATATTCAATCCCCTAAACAACTGGGCAAAATACTTTTTGAAACACTTCAGCTCCCTACTCAAAAGAAAAACAAAACAGGATTTTCGACCGATGTGAGCGTGTTAGAAGCATTAGCCAAGACTCACCCCCTACCCCAAAAAATCTTAGACTATCGCAGCCTGGCTAAACTCATCTCAACTTACATTGATGCCTTGCCTCAACAGGTTAATCCTAAAACGGGTCGGGTTCATACCACCTACAATCAAACCATTGCTGAAACCGGGCGACTTTCTTCGACCGACCCCAACCTGCAAAATATCCCCATCCGTACGGAAGAAGGGCGCAAGATCCGCCGTGCCTTTATCACCGAATCTGATTGGGTTTTATTGAGTGCTGATTATTCGCAGATTGAGTTGCGCATTTTGGCCCACTTAAGTGAAGACCCCGAGCTTTTATCGGCCTTTCAACAAAACCTCGATGTGCATCGCCTCACGGCCGCAAAAATTTTTAATATCGATCCCCAAGCCGTAACAAACGAACAGCGCGCTATTGCCAAGACGGTTAATTTTGGCGTGATCTATGGCCAAACCCCCTATGGGTTATCGGCCCAACTCAAAATTTCCCAAAGCGAGGCCAAACTTTATATCGATCAATATTTTCAAAAATATCAAAAGGTCAAAACCTATCGTGACCAGATATTAATGACCGCCCGCCAAACCAAGGAAGTACGCACCCTGCTGGGTCGCCGCCGTCAGGTGCCAGACATTGAGCATCGCAATCAGGCCTTACGCCAAATGGCGGAACGTTTTGCCTTCAACACGGTTCTCCAAGGCACCGCCGCTGACATTATAAAACTCGCGATGATTCGCCTCGATCAAAAATTAACTTCAACTCAAAGCCACGCCAGGCTGCTTTTACAAGTGCACGATGAATTGGTGGTTGAATCCCCGCAAGCTGAAAGTTTTCAAGTTAAAGAAATGATTCGAGAGGCCATGGAGGGAGTTCATCCGATGAAGGTTGCCCTTAAGGTTAGTATTGGCATTGGGCCTAATTGGGACGAAGCGCATTAG
- the glnD gene encoding [protein-PII] uridylyltransferase, whose translation MSFVNARLLLAIDNMNYQIPLLYQEYIKPFKIGGEPLVAVKDYLQMSRQTLFDLMEQDWPALKQVQFYSYCIDQIIRGLYARACQKLFHNEKLKISLLAQGGYGRLEMNLYSDVDILFFYGEKSEAKVKLLSSELLYPLWDAGLTVGHATRNLKDCRDIIRQDQQAFSSMLDARYLDGDMVLAEKFLSFMGNIFSSRKILRDFLDHKVEEKKDRINKFGNSVYLSEPNVKESEGGLRDWHLIRYTLIAYLKSGQIDDWVFAGLLTNEEADIIARALEFLWHTRNVLHWVSGRCTDKLLFQYQEAVAQKMGFVGSEARHAVEQFMQTYYQHAANLNKISAEVLRRVGKGKRRIVQKLRAKFRPRIDENFLEEEHKIVVQNYAALEKTPILILKAFYHFQNLQTPLDGGLLYWIRTHLHLINDTYRQDIEVNTLLRKIFFNLSFLGETLKVMHECGFFGALLPEFGEISFQAQHDVYHFFTVDTHLILAVDELSKLWGDGYDEEFPQYKEILQKVDRPDLLVLGVLFHDIGKGKGGNHSNRGADIAVKAMTRMGYPPEDQQVVDFLVRSHLIMSHLSQRRDLEDTGMVENFASTLGSSTNLDLLLLLTWADIRAVGPEVWTAWKGSLLENLYFKTKAALKEGERNKRHFRAVAEARKQEILEVCQGENSQAEYSFFNSLPRRYYMVHKPTTIQQHLELIRSLGEQLFTLRVQQDEKQGVTRLFLFTYQNFQVMSRVTGVLASCGINILSLVSYSGSSGGVLLLLRVTDPKGLALRSEKIWERFQERLQSVLLGKVRVAELFAATKVSPLMQKVVRQLPPKINIDNDLSAYYTVIEIFANDRVGLLYEIISSLEKLGVYIDISKISTEVDQAADIFYVKDIFGGKITEASKIKSIRHSLQAVLEPEKIPQSSHA comes from the coding sequence ATGAGTTTTGTAAATGCTCGATTGCTGCTGGCAATTGATAATATGAACTACCAAATACCTCTCTTATACCAAGAATACATCAAGCCCTTTAAAATCGGGGGTGAACCCTTAGTTGCGGTCAAAGATTATTTGCAAATGAGTCGCCAAACTCTGTTTGACTTGATGGAACAAGATTGGCCTGCGCTTAAGCAAGTTCAATTTTATAGCTATTGTATCGATCAAATCATTCGGGGGCTTTATGCGCGGGCTTGTCAAAAATTATTTCATAACGAAAAGTTAAAAATTAGTTTGTTGGCGCAGGGGGGTTATGGCCGTTTAGAAATGAATCTCTATTCTGATGTTGATATTCTTTTTTTCTATGGTGAAAAAAGTGAGGCCAAGGTTAAACTCTTAAGCAGCGAACTGTTGTACCCCTTGTGGGATGCAGGTCTTACGGTGGGTCATGCCACTCGCAACCTCAAAGATTGTCGCGACATCATTCGCCAAGATCAACAAGCTTTTAGTAGCATGCTTGATGCTCGTTATTTAGATGGCGATATGGTTTTGGCCGAAAAGTTTCTTTCTTTTATGGGTAATATTTTTAGTTCACGAAAAATTTTGCGCGATTTTCTTGATCATAAGGTTGAAGAGAAAAAAGATCGCATTAATAAGTTTGGCAACTCTGTTTATTTAAGCGAGCCTAATGTGAAAGAAAGTGAAGGGGGCTTGAGAGATTGGCATCTTATTCGTTACACGCTGATTGCTTATCTTAAATCAGGCCAAATCGATGATTGGGTATTTGCAGGTTTGCTCACGAATGAAGAAGCCGACATTATTGCCCGGGCCTTAGAATTTTTATGGCATACCCGGAATGTATTGCATTGGGTGTCCGGGCGTTGCACCGACAAGTTGCTATTTCAGTATCAAGAGGCGGTGGCGCAAAAAATGGGGTTCGTGGGTTCTGAAGCTAGGCATGCGGTCGAACAGTTCATGCAAACCTATTATCAGCATGCGGCCAATCTGAATAAAATTTCTGCGGAGGTATTACGCCGGGTAGGCAAAGGTAAACGCCGGATTGTGCAAAAGTTGCGCGCCAAATTTCGCCCCCGCATCGACGAAAACTTTTTAGAAGAAGAGCATAAAATTGTTGTTCAAAATTATGCTGCCTTAGAAAAAACCCCTATCCTTATTTTAAAAGCCTTTTACCATTTTCAAAATTTACAAACCCCTTTAGATGGTGGTTTGTTATATTGGATTCGCACCCATCTGCATTTAATCAATGATACTTATCGCCAAGATATTGAAGTTAATACCCTATTGCGTAAGATCTTTTTTAATCTGAGTTTTTTGGGTGAAACTTTAAAGGTTATGCACGAATGTGGTTTTTTTGGGGCCTTGCTGCCTGAATTTGGGGAAATTTCATTTCAGGCTCAACACGATGTGTATCACTTTTTTACTGTCGATACGCATCTGATTTTGGCTGTCGATGAATTGTCAAAACTGTGGGGCGATGGCTACGATGAAGAATTTCCTCAATACAAAGAAATATTACAAAAAGTGGACCGTCCTGATTTGCTTGTCCTTGGCGTCTTGTTTCACGATATTGGCAAAGGGAAGGGGGGTAATCATTCGAACCGAGGGGCTGATATTGCGGTAAAAGCGATGACTCGTATGGGCTATCCCCCTGAAGATCAACAGGTCGTCGATTTCTTAGTTCGTTCCCACTTAATCATGTCTCATCTTTCGCAACGCCGTGACCTTGAAGATACCGGCATGGTTGAAAATTTTGCCAGCACCTTAGGTAGTAGCACCAATCTTGATTTGCTATTGCTATTGACCTGGGCAGATATTCGGGCGGTGGGGCCAGAAGTTTGGACGGCGTGGAAAGGTTCACTTTTAGAAAATCTTTATTTCAAAACCAAAGCTGCCCTTAAAGAGGGCGAACGTAACAAACGGCACTTTCGCGCTGTGGCAGAGGCTCGCAAACAAGAAATTTTGGAAGTTTGCCAAGGCGAAAATTCACAAGCTGAATATTCTTTTTTTAACTCCCTACCCAGGCGTTATTACATGGTGCACAAACCCACCACCATTCAACAGCATTTAGAACTTATTCGTAGTTTGGGGGAACAACTTTTTACCTTGCGGGTGCAACAAGATGAAAAACAGGGGGTGACACGATTATTTTTGTTCACTTACCAAAATTTTCAAGTCATGTCTCGTGTGACCGGGGTGCTGGCCTCGTGTGGAATTAATATTTTATCTTTAGTTAGCTACTCGGGTTCTTCGGGAGGGGTATTATTACTCTTAAGGGTGACTGACCCTAAGGGGCTGGCCTTAAGATCCGAAAAAATATGGGAACGTTTTCAAGAGCGCCTTCAATCGGTATTGTTGGGCAAGGTGAGAGTTGCTGAATTGTTCGCTGCCACCAAGGTTTCTCCACTGATGCAAAAAGTGGTGCGGCAATTGCCTCCTAAAATTAATATCGACAATGATCTTTCAGCTTATTACACCGTTATTGAAATCTTTGCGAACGATCGAGTAGGGTTGCTTTACGAAATCATTTCTTCTTTAGAAAAGTTAGGCGTTTATATCGATATCTCAAAAATTTCCACCGAGGTTGATCAAGCAGCTGACATTTTTTATGTAAAAGATATTTTTGGTGGAAAGATTACGGAGGCCAGCAAAATCAAATCAATTCGCCATAGCCTGCAAGCCGTCTTAGAACCAGAAAAAATCCCCCAAAGTAGTCATGCCTGA
- a CDS encoding bifunctional nuclease family protein — MLVEMKVTGLTIDPFTNMPIIILKDLEEKTALPIWIGLIEASSIATELENIQLARPMTHDLMKSILQALGVMVTKVEINELADNTFYSRIFLVSGIKEFIMDSRPSDAIALALRTKAPIYVDKRVIDKSRRIDLSKADGEKTQNQKWTEILENLSLEDFGKYKM; from the coding sequence ATTCTTGTTGAAATGAAAGTCACGGGGCTAACGATTGATCCTTTTACCAATATGCCCATTATTATTCTCAAGGATCTCGAAGAAAAAACGGCGTTGCCCATTTGGATTGGTTTAATCGAAGCGAGTTCGATTGCCACCGAGCTTGAAAATATTCAATTGGCTAGGCCCATGACTCATGATTTAATGAAATCCATCCTTCAAGCCTTGGGGGTAATGGTGACTAAGGTCGAAATTAATGAATTGGCCGACAATACTTTTTACTCTAGGATTTTTCTCGTGTCGGGCATTAAAGAATTTATCATGGATAGCCGCCCCAGCGATGCCATTGCCTTAGCCCTCCGCACCAAAGCGCCTATTTATGTAGATAAGCGAGTGATCGATAAATCTAGGCGCATCGATCTTTCCAAGGCCGATGGTGAAAAAACTCAAAATCAAAAATGGACAGAAATTTTAGAAAACTTGTCTTTAGAAGATTTTGGGAAATACAAAATGTAG
- the miaB gene encoding tRNA (N6-isopentenyl adenosine(37)-C2)-methylthiotransferase MiaB: MHPNSKYYYIKSYGCQMSDLDSLQMARLLQGEGYQSTTDPECAQVILINTCSVREKPVQKLYSDIGRMRSLKLQNPEMILGVTGCQAQADGKKLLSHFGYLDLVLGPDQLKKLPELLRELLLKRRQALEVKFESKEDYQFLHLVPQEGESETKAFVSIMKGCDNFCSFCIVPYVRGREVSRDSYDIIQETKHLVQLGVQEVTLLGQNVNSYGNKRGDSVNFSKLLSMIADQTQLKRLRFTTSHPKDLSDALIEQFKVNPILAPHLHLPLQSASDAVLARMYRGYTLKEYLDKLNRLRDANPDVAVTTDIIVGFPGETAADFELTMQLITEVEYDSIYGFVYSPRPKTTAAQYFADDVTQEIKAARLQQVLDLQQSITARKNLARVGKIEEVLVEGPSKLGETVQGRSPHNRIVHFQGGPEWVGKFVSVKITGAQNNSLRGEPITYGR, encoded by the coding sequence ATGCATCCCAATTCCAAATATTATTATATCAAAAGTTATGGTTGCCAAATGAGCGACTTAGACAGCTTGCAAATGGCAAGGCTTTTGCAGGGGGAGGGCTATCAATCCACCACTGATCCCGAATGTGCCCAAGTGATTTTGATTAATACCTGTAGTGTGCGAGAAAAACCCGTGCAAAAACTTTATAGCGACATCGGGCGAATGCGCAGCCTGAAATTACAAAATCCCGAAATGATCTTGGGCGTCACCGGTTGTCAGGCCCAGGCCGATGGGAAAAAACTTCTGAGTCATTTTGGTTATCTTGATCTAGTGCTGGGCCCTGATCAACTGAAAAAATTACCTGAATTACTGCGTGAACTTCTGCTTAAGCGTCGGCAGGCCCTCGAAGTTAAATTTGAATCGAAAGAAGATTATCAATTTTTACATCTAGTTCCACAAGAAGGCGAATCAGAAACAAAGGCCTTTGTTTCAATCATGAAGGGTTGTGATAATTTTTGTTCGTTTTGTATTGTTCCCTATGTTCGGGGGCGTGAAGTCTCGCGAGACTCTTATGATATTATTCAAGAGACCAAGCATCTGGTTCAATTAGGGGTTCAAGAAGTAACGTTGCTCGGCCAAAATGTTAATTCATATGGAAATAAGCGAGGTGATTCTGTTAATTTTTCAAAGCTCTTAAGTATGATTGCCGATCAAACCCAACTCAAACGTTTGCGCTTTACCACTTCTCATCCCAAAGATTTATCCGATGCCTTGATTGAGCAATTTAAGGTCAATCCCATTTTGGCTCCGCATTTGCATCTTCCCTTGCAATCGGCTTCCGATGCGGTTTTGGCCAGAATGTATCGCGGCTATACTTTAAAAGAATACCTTGATAAATTAAACCGGTTACGCGATGCCAACCCTGATGTGGCAGTAACCACCGATATCATTGTAGGTTTTCCCGGGGAGACAGCGGCAGATTTTGAGTTGACAATGCAGCTCATCACTGAGGTAGAATACGACTCGATTTATGGTTTTGTCTATTCGCCGCGTCCTAAGACAACCGCCGCTCAATATTTTGCCGATGATGTGACTCAAGAAATAAAGGCGGCACGTCTACAACAGGTGTTAGATTTACAACAAAGCATCACGGCCCGCAAAAATTTAGCCCGGGTGGGAAAGATCGAAGAAGTTTTGGTTGAAGGGCCTTCAAAATTAGGCGAAACCGTTCAAGGCCGAAGCCCTCATAACCGCATTGTCCATTTTCAAGGGGGGCCTGAATGGGTCGGCAAATTTGTTTCGGTTAAAATTACCGGGGCACAAAACAACTCTTTAAGGGGTGAGCCTATAACTTATGGAAGATAA
- a CDS encoding HAMP domain-containing histidine kinase: protein MFFWRKNQKIDFQELLTPFVQQLASIKNLKPLLKNLLRSLTQTAGASAANILLYESELNQFVIQESAGGDPLVCQIKAQDSVIVFLRQQKGYLLKSALANDPRFIDIRTAGLRLMTGVGAEVVFPMWAEAKLIGLMNVGPKENRQAYSEPLLELLSTMASMASLSVNNALLYQELTRQNAQLAEITKLKQQFTSNITHELRTPLHGILGLTGILLEQSLGELNGDQKRYLEMIQASGQNLLEVVDKILDLTKFQAGTQKLIVKPIDVQKVISDIHQNLKPTLKEEKVNFEIKLGEVNKVYGDEEQVSLVFFNLLENAAKFTLQGKITIIASRIGDMAQFCISDSGIGMDEHEQQFIFESFRQANGELNRAYEGTGLGLTIAKKIVELHGGRIWVESKKGHGSNFYFTLPQNPSLVQM from the coding sequence ATGTTTTTTTGGCGCAAAAACCAAAAGATAGATTTTCAAGAATTATTAACTCCTTTTGTTCAACAATTAGCTTCTATTAAAAATTTAAAACCCTTACTTAAAAATTTACTGCGCTCTTTGACGCAAACCGCAGGGGCTTCGGCAGCCAATATCTTGCTCTACGAATCCGAACTCAATCAATTTGTGATCCAAGAAAGCGCGGGTGGTGATCCCCTAGTTTGTCAAATTAAGGCTCAAGACTCGGTCATTGTTTTTTTGCGCCAACAAAAGGGGTATTTATTAAAAAGCGCCCTGGCTAACGATCCCAGGTTTATCGATATTCGCACGGCGGGCTTGCGTTTGATGACTGGGGTTGGGGCCGAAGTTGTATTCCCCATGTGGGCCGAGGCAAAATTGATAGGCCTTATGAATGTGGGCCCGAAAGAAAATAGGCAAGCTTATTCAGAGCCCTTACTTGAGCTACTTTCTACCATGGCCTCTATGGCCAGCCTTTCGGTGAATAATGCGTTACTTTATCAAGAACTCACCCGTCAAAATGCCCAATTGGCAGAAATCACCAAATTGAAACAGCAATTTACTTCTAATATTACCCACGAATTACGCACCCCCTTGCATGGTATTTTAGGGCTAACCGGTATTTTGTTAGAGCAATCTTTAGGCGAGCTTAATGGTGACCAAAAACGTTATTTAGAAATGATTCAAGCCAGTGGCCAAAACTTATTAGAAGTGGTCGACAAAATTCTTGACCTCACCAAGTTTCAAGCCGGCACTCAAAAACTCATCGTTAAACCCATTGATGTGCAAAAAGTAATTAGCGATATTCATCAAAACCTTAAACCAACCCTTAAAGAAGAGAAGGTTAATTTTGAAATAAAATTAGGCGAGGTTAATAAGGTTTATGGTGATGAAGAACAAGTATCTTTAGTATTTTTTAATTTATTGGAAAATGCAGCTAAATTTACGCTGCAAGGTAAGATTACAATTATTGCTTCACGAATTGGAGATATGGCGCAATTTTGTATCTCGGATTCTGGGATTGGTATGGATGAACACGAGCAACAATTTATTTTTGAATCTTTTCGTCAAGCCAATGGGGAACTGAATCGCGCCTACGAAGGCACCGGGTTAGGCCTAACCATTGCTAAAAAAATTGTCGAGCTGCACGGGGGGCGCATTTGGGTCGAATCCAAAAAGGGCCATGGGTCCAATTTTTATTTTACCCTCCCCCAAAACCCCTCCCTCGTCCAAATGTGA
- a CDS encoding BrnT family toxin, with amino-acid sequence MKWQERTGKAQGFQWDSGNAQKSQHKHQVSCEEAEQIFFNQPLLLLEDPIHSRSEPRMTAFGRNNAGRCLTISFTLRGEFIRIISARPMNRKERKIYEEQNKR; translated from the coding sequence ATGAAATGGCAAGAGAGGACAGGAAAAGCTCAAGGGTTTCAATGGGATTCTGGTAATGCTCAAAAGAGTCAGCATAAGCACCAAGTGAGCTGTGAGGAGGCCGAACAAATATTCTTTAATCAACCCTTGCTGTTATTGGAGGATCCTATTCATTCTAGAAGTGAACCAAGAATGACAGCTTTTGGAAGAAACAATGCCGGACGATGTTTGACTATTAGTTTTACTCTAAGGGGGGAATTCATACGAATCATTTCTGCCAGGCCGATGAACCGAAAGGAAAGAAAAATTTATGAAGAACAAAATAAAAGATAA